A DNA window from Streptomyces parvus contains the following coding sequences:
- a CDS encoding acyl-CoA dehydrogenase, with protein MPADPALPVDAAQAADGFVDAVRRIEKGELAFPLPGSGRTAERFAALRGVAEAGLCTARLVEGHVDATAILAELGEPPPLAGELWGVWAAEPPGEGLVASRAGQGWVLNGLKQYCSGAHSCTRALVTARAGESRRLFAVEVDAGGCRPVEGSWQAVGMAGSDTPDVRFTNVPATAVGEPEAYVRRPGFWHGGIGVAACWYGGAVAASRVLRDAAAGRAEPHTDAHLGAVDVQLHAAEALLEQAAAEIDGDPTDERGGAQLRAMRARAFIESVCRTVLDHVGRATGAGPLCHDASHARTVADLTVYIRQHHAERELAGLGAYLARPEGSR; from the coding sequence ATGCCAGCAGATCCTGCTCTGCCCGTCGATGCCGCGCAGGCCGCAGACGGTTTCGTCGACGCGGTCAGGCGCATCGAGAAGGGAGAGCTGGCTTTCCCTTTGCCGGGTTCCGGGCGTACGGCTGAGCGGTTCGCGGCTCTGCGGGGCGTCGCCGAGGCCGGTCTGTGCACCGCGCGCCTGGTCGAGGGACATGTCGACGCCACAGCCATCCTTGCGGAGCTGGGGGAGCCGCCGCCGCTGGCGGGCGAACTGTGGGGCGTGTGGGCGGCCGAGCCGCCGGGTGAGGGGCTTGTCGCCTCCCGGGCGGGGCAGGGGTGGGTGCTGAACGGGCTCAAGCAGTACTGCTCGGGCGCGCACAGCTGCACCCGCGCCCTGGTCACAGCCCGGGCAGGGGAGTCGCGGCGGCTCTTCGCGGTCGAGGTGGACGCAGGCGGTTGCCGACCGGTGGAGGGCAGCTGGCAGGCCGTCGGCATGGCGGGCAGCGACACCCCGGACGTACGGTTCACGAACGTGCCGGCGACCGCGGTCGGTGAGCCCGAGGCATATGTGCGCAGGCCCGGGTTCTGGCACGGAGGCATCGGGGTGGCCGCGTGCTGGTACGGCGGCGCGGTGGCGGCTTCCCGCGTGCTGCGCGACGCGGCCGCGGGTCGGGCCGAGCCGCACACCGACGCCCACCTGGGGGCGGTGGACGTCCAGTTGCACGCAGCCGAAGCGCTCCTGGAGCAGGCGGCCGCCGAGATCGACGGGGATCCCACCGACGAGAGGGGCGGCGCCCAACTGCGGGCAATGCGGGCACGCGCGTTCATCGAATCGGTCTGCCGCACGGTGCTGGACCACGTGGGCAGGGCGACCGGAGCGGGCCCGCTGTGCCACGACGCCTCGCACGCCCGCACAGTCGCCGACCTGACCGTCTACATCCGCCAGCACCACGCCGAACGTGAGCTTGCCGGACTCGGCGCCTACCTGGCCAGGCCGGAGGGCAGCCGATGA
- a CDS encoding TetR/AcrR family transcriptional regulator, which yields MSRKTQTASTSEARARLLATAVRIFYAEGIHSVGVDRIIEESQVTRATLYRHFSGKEALVLAYLEQADQGIRAQLTAAQKDARTPGDKVRAVGRAIAEGIRSEGFRGCAFLNAVAEYPDPVHPIHQAVLVHRDWFLKTVTELLAHVGETPAEAAARHFVMLRDGAMAAGCLSDPGHITETFLEGVEGILQARSAGLAAG from the coding sequence ATGAGCCGCAAGACCCAGACAGCCAGCACATCCGAGGCCCGAGCGCGACTGCTCGCGACCGCGGTCAGGATCTTCTACGCGGAGGGGATCCACTCCGTGGGCGTCGACCGGATCATCGAGGAATCGCAGGTGACCCGGGCCACCCTCTACCGCCACTTCTCCGGCAAGGAAGCACTCGTCCTCGCCTACCTCGAGCAGGCGGACCAGGGCATCAGGGCGCAGCTGACGGCCGCGCAGAAAGACGCCCGGACGCCCGGTGACAAGGTGCGCGCGGTCGGTCGCGCGATTGCCGAGGGGATCCGGTCGGAGGGCTTCCGCGGTTGCGCCTTCCTCAACGCCGTGGCGGAGTACCCCGATCCGGTACACCCGATCCACCAGGCTGTTCTCGTGCACCGGGACTGGTTCCTCAAGACCGTCACGGAGCTGTTGGCGCACGTCGGTGAGACGCCCGCCGAGGCGGCGGCACGGCATTTCGTCATGCTCCGGGACGGGGCCATGGCTGCGGGATGCCTCTCCGATCCCGGACACATCACCGAGACGTTCCTGGAAGGCGTCGAAGGGATCTTGCAGGCGCGTTCCGCCGGGCTGGCGGCGGGCTGA
- a CDS encoding DUF308 domain-containing protein → MGTVVDHPAPTAPTGLAVILRRLYLLRFAFAALWAALLFTKADTLGPLSGTLLVLYPLFDAACAVADLRSTRAEGGAGTRLWVNITLSVLTGIALALALTSGIPAVLRVWGVWAVTAGITQLTVGVARRRMGGQWPMIASGAISTLAGASFFLQAGEEGATLTNLAGYAFLGGVFFLVSALRLKSANRND, encoded by the coding sequence ATGGGCACCGTCGTCGACCACCCCGCTCCCACCGCACCGACCGGGCTCGCGGTGATTCTGCGCAGGCTGTATCTCCTGCGTTTCGCGTTCGCCGCCCTCTGGGCGGCCCTGCTGTTCACGAAGGCCGACACGCTGGGCCCGCTCAGCGGGACGTTGCTGGTGCTCTATCCCCTCTTTGACGCGGCCTGCGCCGTGGCCGACCTGAGGTCGACGCGGGCGGAGGGCGGGGCGGGCACGAGGTTGTGGGTGAACATCACGCTCAGCGTCCTCACCGGCATCGCTCTGGCTCTCGCACTCACTTCCGGCATCCCGGCCGTCCTCCGGGTGTGGGGTGTCTGGGCCGTCACGGCGGGCATCACGCAGCTCACCGTGGGAGTCGCGCGGCGACGGATGGGCGGGCAGTGGCCGATGATCGCGAGCGGAGCCATTTCGACCCTGGCCGGAGCGAGCTTCTTCCTCCAAGCCGGCGAAGAAGGCGCCACACTCACGAATCTCGCCGGGTACGCCTTCCTCGGCGGCGTCTTCTTCCTCGTCTCGGCACTGCGCCTGAAGTCTGCGAACCGGAACGACTGA
- a CDS encoding ROK family protein, which translates to MTQHALDLGWQPPRKADAATVAAAARAGEAAATAAFARAARALAAGTAATAALIEVDIAVAAGGIAQSGEVFSELLARHLRRYAALPFLRELRALPAELGPDAGLVGAAVLASAGIAPVATAHGSLPLVPPDMARTFRPWRRRPGTTT; encoded by the coding sequence ATCACGCAGCACGCGCTTGACCTCGGGTGGCAACCACCGCGGAAGGCGGACGCGGCAACAGTAGCGGCGGCGGCCCGTGCCGGGGAGGCTGCCGCCACCGCCGCGTTCGCCCGGGCGGCCCGCGCGCTGGCAGCGGGCACGGCCGCCACGGCGGCGCTGATCGAGGTCGACATCGCCGTTGCCGCGGGCGGTATCGCTCAGTCCGGCGAGGTGTTCTCCGAGTTGCTCGCTCGTCACCTTCGGCGCTACGCGGCGCTGCCGTTCCTCAGGGAGCTACGCGCCCTGCCCGCCGAACTGGGGCCCGACGCCGGGTTGGTCGGCGCCGCGGTGCTGGCGTCGGCGGGGATCGCACCCGTTGCGACCGCGCATGGCTCCCTGCCGCTGGTGCCGCCGGACATGGCTCGTACGTTCAGGCCGTGGCGACGCCGCCCAGGAACGACAACCTGA
- a CDS encoding YjbQ family protein, translated as MSDSFTTTVLNITTGTAETVTDLTRACEEFLTRTAPGRDGLLNVFVPHATAGIAVLETGAGSDDDLLAALHHLLPADDRWQHRHGSPGHGRDHVLPALVPPHATLPVIGGRLELGTWQSVCLVDTNRDNAERQVRLSFLGGVATA; from the coding sequence ATGTCCGATTCCTTCACCACCACGGTCCTGAACATCACCACGGGTACGGCCGAGACGGTCACGGACCTGACGCGCGCCTGCGAGGAGTTCCTCACCCGCACCGCCCCCGGCCGCGACGGCCTGCTCAACGTGTTCGTCCCCCACGCCACGGCCGGCATCGCCGTACTGGAGACGGGCGCGGGCAGCGACGACGACCTCCTGGCCGCCCTCCACCACCTGCTCCCCGCCGACGACCGCTGGCAACACCGCCACGGCAGCCCCGGCCACGGCCGCGACCACGTACTCCCCGCCCTGGTCCCGCCCCACGCCACGCTGCCGGTGATCGGCGGCCGGCTGGAGCTGGGGACCTGGCAGTCGGTCTGCCTGGTGGACACAAATCGCGACAATGCGGAACGTCAGGTCAGGTTGTCGTTCCTGGGCGGCGTCGCCACGGCCTGA
- a CDS encoding putative leader peptide encodes MFRSALLTSRGHIDLLRVASAACCRGC; translated from the coding sequence ATGTTCCGATCAGCTCTGCTCACTTCGCGCGGTCACATCGACCTGCTGCGAGTGGCTTCCGCCGCGTGTTGTCGCGGCTGCTGA
- a CDS encoding ABC transporter permease: MTVSHAPPSAIPVPLDKPSAPTRTPPELEAVVPASVRRSRLRAAPRWVRRAVGPLLLLVLWQVFSATGVLDPDVLASPGTIARAGADLMADGTLSAAMGVSLQRVVVGLLLGGVIGTSLALVSGLSRLGEDLVDATVQMLRTVPWVGLIPLFIIWLGIGEAPKVALIALGVAFHLYLNVYAGIRGVDAQLIEAGTSLGLGRWGLVRHVVLPGALPGAMTGLRYSLATAWLALVFGESINADAGIGFLMNQAREFFRTDVIVVCLVVYAFLGLTADVIVRILERLLLQWRPTFTGQ; encoded by the coding sequence ATGACCGTCAGCCATGCACCGCCGTCGGCGATACCCGTACCCCTCGACAAACCCTCCGCGCCGACGCGTACGCCGCCCGAGCTGGAGGCCGTCGTCCCGGCCTCCGTCCGGCGGTCACGGTTGCGGGCCGCTCCGCGGTGGGTGCGGCGTGCGGTGGGACCGTTGCTGTTGCTGGTGCTGTGGCAGGTGTTCAGTGCCACGGGGGTGCTCGATCCCGATGTGCTCGCCTCGCCCGGGACCATCGCGCGTGCCGGTGCCGATCTGATGGCCGACGGGACGCTGTCCGCCGCGATGGGGGTCTCGCTTCAGCGGGTGGTCGTGGGGCTCCTGCTCGGCGGGGTGATCGGGACGTCGCTCGCACTCGTGTCGGGGCTCTCGCGGCTCGGGGAGGATCTGGTCGACGCGACCGTGCAGATGCTGCGCACCGTGCCCTGGGTGGGGCTCATCCCGCTGTTCATCATCTGGCTCGGGATCGGCGAGGCGCCCAAGGTGGCCCTCATCGCCCTCGGAGTGGCGTTCCACCTGTATCTGAACGTGTACGCCGGAATCCGCGGCGTGGACGCCCAACTCATCGAAGCCGGTACGTCGTTGGGGCTCGGCCGGTGGGGCCTGGTGCGCCATGTCGTGCTCCCCGGTGCGTTGCCGGGAGCCATGACCGGTCTGCGCTACTCGCTGGCCACGGCCTGGCTCGCCCTCGTCTTCGGTGAGTCGATCAACGCCGACGCCGGGATCGGGTTCCTGATGAACCAGGCCCGGGAGTTCTTCCGGACCGATGTGATCGTCGTCTGTCTCGTCGTGTACGCCTTCCTCGGCCTCACCGCCGACGTCATCGTCCGGATCCTCGAAAGGCTGCTGCTGCAATGGCGACCGACCTTCACCGGCCAGTGA
- a CDS encoding ABC transporter ATP-binding protein gives MATDLHRPVKSPLEPGSTASASTSHEDAEAAVRVAGLTRSFDGRAVIDELDLALKAGGFTVLLGRSGCGKSTLLRVLAGLDREISGTVLVPRRRAVAFQAPRLMPWKRVWRNVLLGLPGKPERAFAERALAEVGLAERSGAWPKTLSGGEAQRASLARALVREPDLLLLDEPFGALDALTRIKAQQLVAELWQRRGCAVLLVTHDVDEALLLADRVLVMRDGRIAYDTSVALDRPREIGSPRFTDLRSRLLTELGVEGAGRAQARTESTESPEASPAHPHPCPRHGDPS, from the coding sequence ATGGCGACCGACCTTCACCGGCCAGTGAAGTCCCCCCTCGAACCCGGCTCCACCGCCAGTGCTTCGACGTCCCACGAGGACGCCGAAGCCGCCGTACGAGTCGCAGGGCTCACCCGCTCCTTCGACGGGCGTGCCGTCATCGACGAGCTCGATCTCGCCCTCAAAGCGGGCGGGTTCACCGTGCTGCTCGGGCGTAGCGGCTGCGGCAAGTCGACCCTGCTGCGGGTGCTGGCCGGGCTCGACCGGGAGATCTCCGGCACCGTCCTGGTGCCCCGCCGCCGCGCGGTCGCGTTCCAGGCCCCGCGCCTGATGCCCTGGAAGCGGGTCTGGCGCAATGTACTGCTCGGGCTGCCTGGCAAGCCCGAACGTGCCTTCGCCGAGCGGGCGTTGGCGGAGGTCGGGCTTGCGGAGCGGTCCGGGGCGTGGCCGAAGACGCTGTCCGGTGGCGAAGCGCAGCGGGCTTCGCTGGCCCGGGCCCTGGTGCGCGAGCCCGATCTGCTGCTGCTCGACGAACCCTTCGGCGCACTGGACGCGCTGACCCGGATCAAGGCCCAGCAGCTCGTGGCCGAACTCTGGCAGCGGCGCGGCTGCGCGGTACTCCTGGTCACCCATGACGTGGACGAGGCCCTGCTGCTGGCCGACCGGGTGCTGGTGATGCGGGACGGGCGGATCGCGTACGACACGTCCGTCGCGCTGGACCGGCCGCGCGAGATCGGCTCCCCCCGCTTCACCGACCTGCGCTCCCGGCTGCTGACCGAACTGGGCGTCGAGGGCGCGGGCCGCGCCCAGGCCCGTACGGAGAGCACGGAGAGCCCCGAGGCATCGCCCGCACATCCCCACCCCTGCCCCCGTCATGGAGACCCGTCATGA
- a CDS encoding ABC transporter substrate-binding protein, with amino-acid sequence MKRRTLPALLLPFALLLSACGGASSADPGGNTDGKGSLTLNVGDQKGGYEAILRASGELDDLAYRIKWSTFTSGPPLLEAVSAGAVDIGGVGNTPPVFAAGADSNIAVVGATHGSPAGEVIVVPEDSPLKKPTQLKGKSIAVAQGSSAHFQLVASLKKAGLGIGDVELNHLQPADALAAFSRGKVDAWAIWDPYTSQVLRTAHARVLTTGEGVVNGLGFQVASPASLNDAKKSKAIGDLLVRLERAQKWVFEHPEEWAKVWARETGLPYAVALDAVKLSYGTRVPVAIDAAAIASEQEIADTFAELRLIPRRFDFEDYVDTRFNRDLPPSSTAPRSYGKASS; translated from the coding sequence ATGAAACGTCGCACTCTGCCCGCCCTGCTCCTCCCCTTCGCCCTGCTCCTCTCCGCGTGCGGCGGCGCCTCGTCCGCCGACCCGGGCGGCAACACCGACGGCAAGGGCAGCCTCACGCTCAACGTCGGTGACCAGAAGGGAGGTTACGAGGCGATCCTGCGGGCCTCCGGAGAGCTCGACGACCTCGCCTACCGCATCAAGTGGTCCACCTTCACCTCAGGGCCACCCCTGCTGGAGGCCGTGAGCGCCGGGGCCGTCGATATCGGCGGCGTCGGCAACACCCCGCCCGTCTTCGCCGCCGGGGCCGACTCGAACATCGCCGTCGTCGGCGCCACGCACGGCTCGCCGGCCGGTGAGGTCATCGTCGTGCCCGAGGACTCCCCGCTGAAGAAGCCCACCCAGCTCAAGGGCAAGTCCATCGCCGTCGCCCAGGGCAGTTCGGCCCACTTCCAGCTGGTCGCCTCGCTCAAGAAGGCCGGGCTCGGGATCGGGGACGTCGAACTGAACCACCTCCAGCCCGCCGACGCGCTCGCCGCGTTCAGCCGGGGCAAGGTCGACGCCTGGGCGATCTGGGATCCGTACACCTCGCAGGTCCTGCGCACGGCGCACGCCCGGGTGCTCACGACCGGCGAAGGCGTCGTCAACGGGCTCGGTTTCCAGGTGGCTTCGCCCGCCTCGCTCAACGACGCGAAGAAGTCCAAGGCCATCGGCGATCTGCTCGTCCGGCTGGAGCGGGCCCAGAAGTGGGTCTTCGAGCACCCGGAGGAGTGGGCGAAGGTCTGGGCGCGGGAGACCGGGCTTCCGTACGCAGTGGCTTTGGACGCCGTGAAGCTCAGCTACGGCACGCGCGTCCCGGTCGCGATCGACGCGGCGGCCATCGCCTCCGAGCAGGAGATCGCCGACACCTTCGCCGAACTCAGGCTGATTCCGCGGCGGTTCGACTTCGAGGACTACGTCGACACCCGGTTCAACCGCGACCTTCCCCCGTCCTCCACCGCGCCGCGCTCCTACGGAAAGGCCTCGTCATGA
- a CDS encoding LLM class flavin-dependent oxidoreductase → MNVRLHWFLPTGGDGRTLVDRHAYTDGGIERDRITPVSGVRAPDIEYLAQIAKAAEQLGFEAVLTPTGTWCEDAWLTTVALAQHTERLKFLVAFRPGVISPVLAAQMAATYQRITRGRLLLNVVTGGDSTEQRRFGDHLDHDRRYERTAEFLSVVRGAWSGQPYDFDGEHYQVEGGVTALPPDPLPEIFFGGSSAAAGPVAAAHADVYLTWGEPPAAVQEKIDWIRGLAEERGRTVRFGIRLHTISRDSSREAWATADRLLGDLDPETIATAQQALGKSESVGQQRMLALHGGSRDDLEIAPNLWAGVGLVRGGAGTALVGSHAEVADRIEEYHALGVEHFVLSGYPHLEEAYWFGEGVTPELSRRGLLSTVPASPLLGVNGAGSRTATAPGGAPLLLAGGR, encoded by the coding sequence ATGAACGTCCGTCTGCACTGGTTCCTGCCCACCGGCGGTGACGGCCGGACGCTCGTGGACCGGCACGCGTACACCGACGGCGGCATCGAACGCGACCGGATCACACCGGTGAGCGGGGTGCGCGCGCCGGACATCGAGTATCTGGCCCAGATCGCGAAGGCTGCCGAGCAGTTGGGCTTCGAGGCCGTGCTGACGCCCACCGGCACCTGGTGCGAGGACGCCTGGCTGACCACGGTGGCGCTCGCCCAGCACACCGAGCGGCTGAAGTTCCTGGTGGCGTTCCGGCCGGGGGTCATCTCGCCCGTGCTGGCCGCGCAGATGGCCGCCACCTATCAGCGGATCACCCGGGGGCGGCTGCTGCTCAACGTCGTCACCGGCGGCGACTCGACCGAACAGCGGCGTTTCGGGGACCACTTGGACCATGACCGACGGTACGAGCGCACCGCGGAGTTCCTGTCGGTGGTGCGGGGCGCCTGGAGCGGGCAGCCGTACGACTTCGACGGGGAGCACTACCAGGTGGAGGGCGGGGTGACCGCGCTGCCGCCGGACCCGCTGCCGGAGATCTTCTTCGGCGGGTCGTCGGCGGCGGCCGGGCCGGTCGCCGCCGCGCACGCCGATGTCTATCTCACCTGGGGTGAGCCGCCGGCCGCCGTGCAGGAGAAGATCGACTGGATTCGCGGTCTGGCGGAGGAGCGGGGGCGCACGGTCCGGTTCGGCATCCGGCTGCACACCATCTCGCGGGATTCTTCGCGGGAGGCGTGGGCGACCGCCGACCGGCTGCTGGGCGACCTCGATCCGGAGACGATCGCGACGGCGCAGCAGGCGCTGGGGAAGAGCGAGTCGGTCGGGCAGCAGCGGATGCTGGCGCTGCACGGCGGTTCGCGGGACGACCTGGAGATCGCGCCGAACCTCTGGGCGGGCGTCGGTCTGGTACGCGGCGGGGCCGGGACCGCGTTGGTGGGCAGCCATGCGGAGGTCGCGGACCGGATCGAGGAGTACCACGCGCTGGGTGTGGAGCACTTCGTGCTCTCCGGATATCCGCATCTGGAGGAGGCGTACTGGTTCGGCGAGGGCGTCACCCCCGAGCTGTCCCGCCGCGGGCTGCTGTCGACCGTGCCCGCGTCTCCGCTGCTGGGCGTGAACGGCGCCGGGAGCCGGACCGCCACGGCGCCGGGCGGGGCTCCCCTGCTGCTCGCCGGGGGTCGCTGA
- a CDS encoding NAD(P)-binding domain-containing protein, with product MNISGARELDVVVIGAGQAGLSAAYHLRRVGLEPDGDFVVLDHAPRPGGAWQFRWPSLTYGKVHGMHALPGMELTGADPDRPSSEVIGAYFAAYEDRFGLRVHRPVEVSAVREGSGGRLLVETSEGTYAARALINATGTWDRPFWPRYPGQETFRGRQLHTANYPGPEEFAGQRVLVVGGGASGTQHLMEIAEHAADTFWVTRGEPVFREGPFTEEWGRAAVAMVEERVRNGLPPKSVVSVTGLPMTDAVRRAREQGVLDRLPMFDRITPTGVAWDDGRVVETDVILWATGFRPAVDHLAPLKLREPGGGIRAEDTRAVRDGRVHLVGYGPSASTIGANRAGRAAVRSVMRLLKETGGARAGGEAAAMEAAVTVSVPGA from the coding sequence GTGAACATTTCTGGGGCGCGCGAGCTGGACGTGGTCGTCATCGGCGCGGGTCAGGCGGGGCTGTCCGCCGCCTACCACCTGCGCCGCGTCGGGCTGGAGCCGGACGGTGACTTCGTCGTGCTGGACCACGCGCCCCGGCCGGGCGGCGCGTGGCAGTTCCGCTGGCCCTCGCTGACGTACGGCAAGGTCCACGGGATGCACGCGCTGCCGGGCATGGAGCTGACCGGGGCCGACCCCGACCGGCCCTCCTCGGAGGTGATCGGCGCGTACTTCGCCGCGTACGAGGACCGCTTCGGCCTGCGGGTCCACCGGCCCGTCGAGGTGAGCGCCGTACGGGAGGGAAGCGGCGGGCGGCTGCTGGTGGAGACGTCCGAGGGGACGTACGCCGCGCGGGCGCTGATCAACGCGACCGGCACCTGGGACCGGCCGTTCTGGCCTCGCTATCCGGGTCAGGAGACTTTCCGCGGGCGGCAGTTGCACACGGCGAACTACCCGGGCCCCGAGGAGTTCGCCGGCCAGCGCGTCCTCGTGGTCGGGGGTGGGGCTTCCGGTACGCAGCACCTGATGGAGATCGCCGAGCACGCGGCCGACACCTTCTGGGTGACCCGCGGTGAACCGGTCTTCCGGGAGGGACCGTTCACCGAGGAGTGGGGGCGGGCCGCCGTGGCGATGGTGGAGGAGCGGGTCCGCAACGGGCTGCCGCCGAAGAGCGTGGTCAGCGTGACCGGGCTGCCGATGACCGACGCGGTGCGGCGGGCCCGGGAGCAGGGGGTGCTGGACCGGCTGCCGATGTTCGACCGGATCACGCCGACCGGTGTGGCCTGGGACGACGGCCGGGTCGTCGAAACCGATGTGATCCTCTGGGCGACCGGGTTCCGGCCCGCCGTGGACCACCTCGCCCCGCTGAAGCTGCGCGAGCCGGGTGGCGGCATCCGGGCCGAGGACACCCGTGCCGTACGGGACGGGCGGGTCCACCTCGTCGGGTACGGCCCCTCCGCCAGCACCATCGGCGCGAACCGTGCGGGCCGCGCGGCGGTCCGGTCGGTCATGCGGCTGCTGAAGGAGACGGGCGGCGCGCGGGCCGGCGGGGAAGCGGCGGCGATGGAGGCGGCCGTCACCGTGTCCGTCCCGGGGGCGTGA